The Nocardioides campestrisoli genome includes a window with the following:
- a CDS encoding alpha/beta fold hydrolase, translated as MTPTTLAPFLRPEGFGPVPAAAVLREGSVVTELGRYALRRGRERLERRPFAGGSPGRELEPVVLVPGFLVGDLTMTPMAQALRRDGLHTYRSHIHANIGCTVSAADQLEARLESVAARRGSQVRVVGHSLGGMLARSVAARRPDLVSGIVTLGSPVLAPGAHHPSLTASVELLVRLSRAGLRGLMAEDCVAGVCARSAFDQCQAPLAPAVDYTAVFSRRDGVVDHRACVDPAARAVEVTSSHLGMVVDPEVIDLVREILAQPRQLSLVEVDRGEIA; from the coding sequence GTGACCCCCACCACACTGGCCCCGTTCCTGCGCCCCGAGGGCTTCGGGCCCGTGCCTGCCGCAGCGGTCCTGCGCGAGGGCAGCGTGGTCACCGAGCTGGGCCGGTACGCGCTGCGGCGCGGGCGGGAGCGGCTCGAGCGCCGCCCCTTCGCAGGTGGCTCGCCCGGCCGGGAGCTGGAGCCGGTGGTCCTGGTGCCGGGGTTCCTCGTGGGAGACCTGACGATGACGCCGATGGCCCAGGCGCTGCGCCGCGACGGGCTGCACACCTACCGCTCGCACATCCACGCCAACATCGGCTGCACCGTCAGCGCCGCCGACCAGCTCGAGGCGCGGCTGGAGTCGGTCGCGGCCCGGCGCGGGTCGCAGGTGCGGGTCGTCGGGCACAGCCTCGGCGGGATGCTGGCGCGCAGCGTCGCCGCCCGGCGTCCGGACCTGGTCTCCGGGATCGTCACGCTGGGCAGCCCGGTGCTGGCCCCGGGCGCTCACCACCCCAGCCTGACCGCCAGCGTGGAGCTGTTGGTGCGGCTCAGCCGGGCAGGCCTGCGCGGACTGATGGCCGAGGACTGCGTGGCGGGGGTGTGCGCCCGCTCAGCCTTCGACCAGTGCCAGGCCCCGCTCGCTCCCGCGGTCGACTACACCGCGGTCTTCTCCCGCCGGGACGGCGTGGTGGACCACCGGGCCTGCGTCGACCCCGCGGCGCGGGCGGTCGAGGTGACCTCCTCGCACCTGGGCATGGTGGTCGACCCCGAGGTGATCGACCTGGTCAGGGAGATCCTGGCGCAGCCGCGCCAGCTGTCACTTGTCGAAGTCGATCGCGGAGAAATTGCGTAG
- the glpX gene encoding class II fructose-bisphosphatase — MTPTDLTVAPESPDRNLALDLVRVTEAAAMAAGRWVGRGDKNGADGVAVNAMRVMISTVAMNGTVVIGEGEKDNAPMLYNGEKVGDGTGPECDVAVDPIDGTTLTAKGMSNAIAVMAVAPRGSMYDPSAVFYMEKLVTGPEAAGVVDIRLPVAENINLVAKAKGSKAEDVTVVLLDRPRHQELAEEIRAAGARIKFISDGDVAGAIMAARSGTGIDLLLGVGGTPEGIIAACAMKALGGVIQARLWPTDDEERQRALDAGHDLDPDHVLTTDDLVTGEDCFFVATGITDGELMQGVRYLPNGAATTHSLVMRSRSGTIRNIISEHQLGKLRNFSAIDFDK, encoded by the coding sequence ATGACGCCCACGGACCTGACCGTCGCCCCCGAGTCCCCCGACCGCAACCTGGCCCTCGACCTGGTCCGGGTGACCGAGGCCGCGGCGATGGCCGCCGGTCGGTGGGTCGGGCGTGGGGACAAGAACGGGGCGGACGGGGTCGCGGTCAACGCGATGCGGGTGATGATCTCCACCGTCGCCATGAACGGCACCGTGGTGATCGGCGAGGGCGAGAAGGACAACGCTCCGATGCTCTACAACGGGGAGAAGGTCGGCGACGGCACCGGCCCCGAGTGCGACGTGGCGGTGGACCCGATCGACGGGACGACGCTGACCGCCAAGGGCATGAGCAACGCGATCGCAGTGATGGCGGTGGCCCCCCGCGGCAGCATGTACGACCCCTCTGCCGTCTTCTACATGGAGAAGCTCGTCACCGGCCCCGAGGCCGCCGGGGTGGTCGACATCCGCCTGCCCGTCGCCGAGAACATCAACCTGGTGGCGAAGGCCAAGGGCTCCAAGGCCGAGGACGTCACCGTCGTCCTGCTGGACCGTCCTCGCCACCAGGAGCTGGCCGAGGAGATCCGGGCGGCCGGTGCCCGGATCAAGTTCATCAGCGACGGCGACGTCGCGGGCGCCATCATGGCCGCCCGTTCCGGGACCGGCATCGACCTGCTGCTGGGCGTCGGCGGCACTCCGGAGGGCATCATCGCGGCGTGCGCGATGAAGGCGCTGGGCGGAGTGATCCAGGCGCGCCTGTGGCCCACCGACGACGAGGAGCGGCAGCGGGCGCTGGACGCCGGCCACGACCTCGACCCGGACCACGTCCTGACCACCGACGACCTGGTCACGGGCGAGGACTGCTTCTTCGTCGCCACCGGCATCACCGACGGCGAGCTGATGCAGGGGGTGCGCTACCTGCCCAACGGGGCGGCGACCACCCACTCGCTGGTGATGCGCTCGCGCAGCGGGACGATCCGCAACATCATCTCCGAGCACCAGCTCGGCAAGCTACGCAATTTCTCCGCGATCGACTTCGACAAGTGA
- a CDS encoding DUF4245 domain-containing protein, whose product MSEKPGRYQTSMGAMIGAMFVLVVGVLAFVLLRDLNRESAETEPEAIEWQTAVVAAQDAGYRIAYPAELPEGWKVTSLDFTPTDPPAWGLGMLTDTGAFVGIRQEDERVQDLLEVYVDDQATEEEPAEIEGELGGPWERWTDSGGDVALVRPRDGDVVMVYGSASEEVVEQVAASLTEKKLTELDRSEPVAE is encoded by the coding sequence GTGAGTGAGAAGCCGGGCCGGTACCAGACCTCGATGGGCGCCATGATCGGCGCGATGTTCGTCCTGGTGGTGGGCGTCCTCGCCTTCGTGCTGCTGCGCGACCTCAACCGGGAGAGCGCGGAGACCGAGCCCGAGGCGATCGAGTGGCAGACCGCGGTCGTGGCCGCCCAGGACGCCGGCTACCGGATCGCCTACCCGGCCGAGCTGCCCGAGGGGTGGAAGGTCACCAGCCTCGACTTCACCCCCACGGACCCGCCCGCCTGGGGTCTGGGGATGCTCACCGACACCGGCGCCTTCGTGGGGATCCGCCAGGAGGACGAGCGCGTCCAGGACCTGCTCGAGGTGTACGTCGACGACCAGGCCACCGAGGAGGAGCCCGCGGAGATCGAGGGCGAGCTCGGTGGCCCGTGGGAGCGGTGGACCGACAGCGGCGGCGACGTGGCCCTGGTGCGTCCTCGGGACGGCGACGTGGTGATGGTCTACGGGTCGGCGTCCGAGGAGGTCGTCGAGCAGGTCGCCGCCTCGCTGACCGAGAAGAAGCTCACCGAGCTCGACCGCTCGGAGCCCGTGGCCGAGTAG
- a CDS encoding exodeoxyribonuclease VII small subunit, giving the protein MAEPHQLSYEEARDELIEVVRTLEQGGTTLEESLTLWERGEALAKACQEWLDGARKRLDDAIEADDRE; this is encoded by the coding sequence ATGGCTGAGCCCCACCAGCTGTCCTACGAGGAGGCTCGCGACGAGCTGATCGAGGTGGTGCGGACGCTGGAGCAGGGCGGCACCACGCTCGAGGAGTCGCTGACCCTGTGGGAGCGCGGCGAGGCCCTGGCCAAGGCGTGCCAGGAGTGGCTGGACGGAGCCCGCAAGCGGCTGGACGACGCGATCGAGGCCGACGACCGGGAGTGA
- the xseA gene encoding exodeoxyribonuclease VII large subunit yields MALETSPEQPAPVRQIATAISGWIDRLGAVWVEGQIAQVNRRPGVQTVFLTLRDSVADISVPLTCPRVLFDGLNPPLVEGASVVVHAKPSYYANRGSFSLSVRSIRMVGLGELLARLERRRQLLAAEGLFAAELKRPLPFLPGTVGLVTAPGSAAERDVVENARRRWPAVRFEIAYAAMQGPRSASEVIEALDRLERDPEVDVIVVARGGGSVEDLLSFSDEAVVRAVHRMRTPVVSAIGHEPDQPLLDLVADVRASTPTDAAKKVVPDMAEELNGVRWAQERIRALVRGRLDREQHGLDGLRSRPALADPRTLLDVRSQEVLALRARARRTLSHRLDRAADDTAHHRARARSLSPLATLQRGYAVVQDEAGHVLTSVTTVGDGMPFTVRLADGRVRATATSTDPDPTSDPTSDRANAPTDDPTNDSGASHG; encoded by the coding sequence GTGGCCCTGGAGACCTCCCCCGAACAGCCGGCACCGGTCCGGCAGATCGCCACCGCGATCTCGGGCTGGATCGACCGCCTGGGCGCGGTCTGGGTGGAGGGGCAGATCGCCCAGGTCAACCGCCGTCCCGGCGTGCAGACCGTCTTCCTGACGCTGCGCGACTCGGTGGCCGACATCTCGGTGCCGCTCACCTGTCCGCGAGTCCTGTTCGACGGGCTCAACCCGCCGCTGGTCGAGGGGGCCAGCGTGGTGGTGCACGCGAAGCCCAGCTACTACGCCAACCGGGGCTCGTTCTCCCTGTCGGTCCGGTCCATCCGGATGGTCGGGCTCGGCGAGCTGCTGGCCCGGCTCGAGCGCCGGCGCCAGCTGCTGGCTGCCGAGGGGCTCTTCGCCGCCGAGCTGAAGCGCCCCCTGCCGTTCCTGCCCGGCACGGTCGGCCTGGTCACCGCACCCGGCTCGGCCGCCGAGCGCGACGTCGTGGAGAACGCCCGGCGTCGCTGGCCGGCGGTCCGGTTCGAGATCGCGTACGCGGCGATGCAGGGTCCGCGCTCCGCCTCGGAGGTGATCGAGGCGCTCGACCGGCTCGAGCGCGACCCCGAGGTCGACGTGATCGTGGTGGCACGCGGCGGCGGCTCCGTGGAGGACCTGCTCTCCTTCAGCGACGAGGCGGTGGTCCGCGCGGTGCACCGGATGCGCACCCCGGTCGTCTCGGCGATCGGCCACGAGCCCGACCAGCCGCTGCTCGACCTGGTGGCCGACGTCCGCGCCTCCACCCCCACCGACGCCGCCAAGAAGGTCGTGCCCGACATGGCCGAGGAGCTCAACGGCGTGCGGTGGGCCCAGGAGCGGATCCGCGCGCTGGTCCGTGGCCGGCTCGACCGTGAGCAGCACGGACTCGACGGGCTGCGCTCCCGACCCGCCCTGGCCGACCCCCGCACCCTGCTCGACGTCCGGTCGCAGGAGGTGCTGGCGCTGCGCGCCCGCGCGCGCCGCACCCTCTCCCACCGCCTGGACAGAGCCGCTGACGATACCGCGCACCACCGCGCCCGGGCCCGCTCCCTCTCCCCGCTGGCCACCCTGCAGCGCGGGTACGCCGTGGTCCAGGACGAGGCGGGCCACGTGCTCACCTCCGTGACCACGGTCGGCGACGGCATGCCGTTCACGGTCCGCCTGGCCGACGGCCGGGTCCGCGCGACCGCCACCTCGACCGATCCGGACCCGACCAGTGACCCGACCAGCGACCGGGCCAACGCCCCCACCGACGACCCCACCAACGATTCAGGAGCGAGCCATGGCTGA
- a CDS encoding 4-hydroxy-3-methylbut-2-enyl diphosphate reductase translates to MSIHLGTPSVLTADEAEKAVLLAAPRGYCAGVDRAVITVEKALDLYGAPVYVRKQIVHNKHVVSGLEARGAIFVEELDEVPPGATVVFSAHGVSPEVHRQAAERELKTIDATCPLVTKVHHEAKRFAADDYDILLIGHEGHEEVEGTAGEAPEHIQLVQSPADVAGIVVRDPSRVAWLSQTTLSVDETLETVAAIRERFPLLLDPPSDDICYATQNRQLAVKEIAVGADLVIVVGSGNSSNSVRLVEVALEAGAKASYRVDDASEIDEAWLEGVRTVSVTSGASVPEELVDGVLAFLAERGYPDAKAVTSAEESLIFALPPELRRDIRKAQQGA, encoded by the coding sequence ATGAGCATCCACCTGGGCACCCCGTCCGTCCTGACGGCCGACGAGGCGGAGAAGGCTGTGCTGCTGGCGGCCCCCCGCGGATACTGCGCCGGCGTCGACCGTGCGGTGATCACCGTGGAGAAGGCGCTCGACCTCTATGGCGCCCCGGTGTACGTCCGCAAGCAGATCGTGCACAACAAGCACGTCGTCTCCGGCTTGGAGGCGCGCGGCGCGATCTTCGTCGAGGAGCTGGACGAGGTGCCGCCCGGCGCCACCGTCGTCTTCTCCGCCCACGGCGTCTCGCCCGAGGTGCACCGCCAGGCCGCGGAGCGCGAGCTGAAGACGATCGACGCCACGTGTCCGCTGGTGACCAAGGTCCACCACGAGGCGAAGCGGTTCGCCGCCGACGACTACGACATCCTGCTGATCGGCCACGAGGGCCACGAAGAGGTCGAGGGCACCGCCGGCGAGGCGCCCGAGCACATCCAGCTCGTCCAGTCGCCCGCGGACGTCGCCGGCATCGTCGTCCGCGATCCGTCCCGGGTGGCCTGGCTCTCCCAGACCACCCTGTCGGTGGACGAGACCCTGGAGACGGTGGCGGCGATCCGGGAGAGGTTCCCGCTGCTGCTCGATCCGCCGTCGGACGACATCTGCTACGCCACCCAGAACCGTCAGCTGGCGGTCAAGGAGATCGCGGTCGGCGCCGACCTGGTGATCGTGGTCGGCTCGGGGAACTCCTCGAACTCGGTGCGGCTGGTCGAGGTGGCGCTGGAGGCCGGCGCCAAGGCCTCCTACCGGGTCGACGACGCCTCCGAGATCGACGAGGCCTGGCTCGAGGGCGTACGCACGGTCTCGGTGACCTCCGGCGCGTCGGTCCCCGAGGAGCTCGTGGACGGCGTCCTCGCGTTCCTCGCCGAGCGCGGCTACCCGGACGCCAAGGCCGTGACGTCCGCCGAGGAGTCGCTGATCTTCGCCCTCCCGCCCGAGCTGCGGCGCGACATCCGCAAGGCACAGCAGGGCGCCTGA
- a CDS encoding L-threonylcarbamoyladenylate synthase — protein sequence MARYLDVHPDNPQTRLIGQIATALRDDALIAYPTDSGYALGCQLGNRDGRDRILRIRQLDERHDFTLMCKDFAQLGQFVKLDNSAFRAIKAATPGPYTFILPATSEVPRRLMHPKKKTVGVRITDHPVVCSLLDELGEPLLTSTLILPGETEPRTLGWDVKEELDHQVDVVVEAGETPAEPTTVVDWSQGYPEVLRVGAGDPSRFEE from the coding sequence ATGGCCAGGTACCTGGACGTCCACCCGGACAACCCGCAGACACGGCTGATCGGGCAGATCGCCACGGCCCTGCGCGACGACGCGCTGATCGCCTACCCGACAGACTCGGGCTACGCGCTGGGCTGCCAGCTCGGCAACCGGGACGGACGGGACCGGATCCTGCGCATCCGCCAGCTCGACGAGCGGCACGACTTCACCCTGATGTGCAAGGACTTCGCCCAGCTGGGCCAGTTCGTCAAGCTGGACAACTCGGCCTTCCGGGCGATCAAGGCTGCCACCCCGGGGCCGTACACCTTCATCCTCCCCGCCACCTCCGAGGTGCCGCGGCGGCTGATGCACCCCAAGAAGAAGACGGTCGGGGTCCGGATCACCGACCACCCGGTGGTCTGCAGCCTGCTGGACGAGCTGGGGGAGCCGCTGCTCACCAGCACGCTCATCCTCCCCGGCGAGACCGAGCCGCGCACGCTCGGCTGGGACGTGAAGGAAGAGCTGGACCACCAGGTCGACGTCGTGGTCGAGGCCGGCGAGACGCCGGCCGAGCCCACCACCGTGGTCGACTGGTCGCAGGGCTACCCCGAGGTGCTCAGGGTCGGCGCCGGCGACCCCTCCCGTTTCGAGGAGTGA
- a CDS encoding DUF6542 domain-containing protein — translation MSRRPARDATGTESGRQVVALGLAVTLSVVALDHLMVGRLSLFFDLCFITLCLGLAVRVTGEALFVMSLLPPFLMLGVFALLGAVAPEMIAEPDDGVVQSLVSGLAHHSTALLVGYGLALVTLAARRRHSSKREGSPAPTLSTSG, via the coding sequence GTGAGCCGACGGCCGGCGCGAGACGCGACAGGCACCGAGTCCGGGCGCCAGGTGGTGGCGCTCGGGCTCGCGGTGACGCTCTCCGTGGTCGCGCTCGACCACCTGATGGTGGGGCGGCTGAGCCTCTTCTTCGACCTCTGCTTCATCACCCTGTGCCTGGGGCTGGCGGTCCGAGTGACCGGCGAGGCTCTCTTCGTGATGTCGCTGCTGCCGCCGTTCCTGATGCTCGGGGTCTTCGCGCTGCTCGGGGCCGTGGCCCCGGAGATGATCGCCGAGCCGGACGACGGGGTGGTGCAGTCACTGGTGAGCGGCCTCGCCCACCACAGCACCGCCCTGCTGGTCGGCTACGGCCTGGCGCTGGTCACCCTGGCCGCGCGCCGACGTCACTCCTCGAAACGGGAGGGGTCGCCGGCGCCGACCCTGAGCACCTCGGGGTAG
- a CDS encoding DNA recombination protein RmuC, producing MDLSTVMTLVTGLLLGLGLGALIGLLWARGRAAEPQAVAALESRAADQAVIREGLERLADQLKDLHHDRATWQGEFNAQVHGMRMTTESLRRETSSLATALRKPQVRGRWGEMHLRRAVELAGMVDRCDFTEQHQLDDGARRPDLVVNLAGGRQVVVDAKVPLDAFLDATGSDNDEERQAHLARHARQLRTHVDGLSAKAYWKSLPSTPDFVVLFVPAEAFLSAALEAEPGLLDHAAERRVVLATPTTLIALLRTVAMGWSQETLASQVAEVQRLGRELYERLGTLGDHVAQVGRGLTTAVRAFNQAVGSLEGRVLVTARRFESLGVVDAGLTEVRQVELTPRNLSATELVPSRDAETAAELALLDDDPAFPDLARLSGGDPVERGEHGEPGESAARRAREA from the coding sequence ATGGACCTCTCGACCGTGATGACGCTGGTGACCGGGCTGCTCCTCGGACTCGGCCTGGGAGCGCTCATCGGCCTGCTCTGGGCCCGAGGTCGGGCCGCCGAGCCGCAGGCGGTGGCGGCGCTGGAGTCCCGCGCCGCCGACCAGGCGGTGATCCGGGAAGGGCTCGAGCGGCTGGCCGACCAGCTCAAGGACCTGCACCACGACCGGGCGACCTGGCAGGGCGAGTTCAACGCCCAGGTCCACGGGATGCGGATGACCACCGAGTCGCTGCGCCGCGAGACGTCCTCGCTCGCCACCGCCCTGCGCAAGCCGCAGGTCCGGGGCCGCTGGGGCGAGATGCACCTGCGCCGTGCCGTCGAGCTGGCCGGGATGGTCGACCGGTGTGACTTCACCGAGCAGCACCAGCTCGACGACGGCGCCCGACGCCCCGACCTGGTGGTCAACCTCGCGGGCGGTCGCCAGGTCGTCGTCGACGCCAAGGTCCCGCTCGACGCCTTCCTCGACGCCACCGGGAGCGACAACGACGAGGAGCGGCAGGCCCACCTGGCCCGGCACGCGCGCCAGTTGCGCACCCACGTCGACGGGCTGTCCGCCAAGGCCTACTGGAAGTCACTGCCCTCGACGCCGGACTTCGTGGTGCTGTTCGTGCCGGCCGAGGCCTTCCTCTCCGCCGCCCTGGAGGCCGAACCCGGCCTGCTCGACCACGCAGCCGAGCGTCGGGTGGTGCTGGCCACCCCGACCACCCTGATCGCCCTGCTCCGCACGGTCGCCATGGGCTGGAGCCAGGAGACCCTCGCCTCCCAGGTGGCCGAGGTCCAGCGGCTGGGCCGCGAGCTCTACGAACGGCTCGGCACCCTGGGCGACCACGTGGCCCAGGTGGGCCGCGGACTCACCACCGCCGTACGCGCCTTCAACCAGGCGGTCGGCTCTCTGGAGGGACGCGTGCTGGTCACCGCCCGGCGGTTCGAGTCCCTCGGCGTCGTCGACGCCGGTCTGACCGAGGTCAGGCAGGTCGAGCTGACCCCGCGCAACCTCTCCGCCACCGAGCTCGTGCCGTCCCGGGACGCCGAGACCGCCGCCGAGCTGGCGCTGCTGGACGACGACCCCGCGTTCCCGGACCTGGCCCGCCTCAGTGGTGGCGACCCCGTCGAACGCGGCGAACACGGCGAGCCGGGCGAGTCTGCGGCGCGTCGGGCGCGCGAAGCCTGA
- a CDS encoding VOC family protein: protein MERVTGIGGLFFAARDPEVLARWYADHLGIDPAPESYGEPSWRQEAGSTVLAAMPTDSPHLGGRGWGVNFRVRDLDAMVTQLRSAGVEVEVHDEVYPNGRFADLVDPEDNPVQLWEPAGVDSP from the coding sequence ATGGAACGGGTGACGGGGATCGGCGGGCTCTTCTTCGCCGCGCGGGACCCCGAGGTGCTGGCCCGGTGGTACGCGGACCACCTGGGGATCGACCCCGCACCCGAGAGCTACGGGGAGCCCTCGTGGCGCCAGGAGGCAGGCTCCACGGTCCTCGCCGCCATGCCGACCGACTCACCGCACCTCGGCGGCCGGGGGTGGGGTGTGAACTTCCGGGTCCGTGACCTCGACGCCATGGTGACGCAGCTGCGCAGCGCCGGGGTGGAGGTCGAGGTGCACGACGAGGTCTACCCCAACGGCCGCTTCGCCGACCTCGTGGACCCCGAGGACAACCCGGTCCAGCTCTGGGAGCCGGCGGGCGTCGACTCCCCCTGA
- a CDS encoding exodeoxyribonuclease III, translating into MRIATWNVNSLRSRIDRVEAFLERHDVDVLAVQETKAKVDQLPLMGLQSLGYEVAAAGTSQWNGVALISRVGLEDVQVGFEGMPTYGEPAEAEARAIGAVCGGVRIWSLYVPNGRKPADPHYVYKLDWLARLRDQAKGWLGEDTALVGDWNVCPTDDDVFDPAQFKNSTHVTPAERAAFQGFLDDGYADVVRPFTPEPDNYTYWDYYRQRFERNRGLRIDFILGSPSLAGRVSHAFIDRDERAGKGASDHAPVVADLA; encoded by the coding sequence GTGCGCATCGCGACCTGGAACGTCAACTCCCTCCGCTCCCGCATCGACCGCGTCGAGGCCTTCCTGGAGCGCCACGACGTCGACGTGCTCGCCGTCCAGGAGACCAAGGCCAAGGTCGACCAGCTCCCGCTGATGGGGCTGCAGTCGCTGGGCTACGAGGTCGCCGCCGCGGGCACCAGCCAGTGGAACGGGGTCGCCCTGATCAGCCGGGTGGGTCTCGAGGACGTGCAGGTCGGCTTCGAGGGGATGCCGACGTACGGCGAGCCCGCCGAGGCCGAGGCCCGGGCGATCGGCGCGGTCTGCGGCGGCGTACGGATCTGGTCGCTCTACGTGCCGAACGGCCGCAAGCCCGCCGACCCGCACTACGTCTACAAGCTCGACTGGCTGGCCCGGCTGCGGGACCAGGCCAAGGGCTGGCTGGGCGAGGACACCGCCCTGGTGGGCGACTGGAACGTCTGCCCCACCGACGACGACGTGTTCGACCCGGCCCAGTTCAAGAACTCCACCCACGTCACCCCCGCGGAGCGCGCGGCGTTCCAGGGCTTCCTCGACGACGGGTACGCCGACGTGGTCCGGCCGTTCACCCCGGAGCCGGACAACTACACCTACTGGGACTACTACCGGCAGCGGTTCGAGCGCAATCGCGGTCTGCGGATCGACTTCATCCTGGGCTCCCCCTCGTTGGCCGGCCGGGTGAGCCACGCGTTCATCGACCGGGACGAGCGCGCCGGCAAGGGCGCCTCCGACCACGCGCCGGTGGTCGCCGACCTGGCCTGA
- a CDS encoding PH domain-containing protein, with amino-acid sequence MNRPAEGAGWQRLSARKLLIDPVSVLRAFLLPLIAVVVGLSTSDRPVLTLVALPVFLVGAAVLGVIPWLTTWFRLDEEQYQQRTGLLNTKTSTVRLDRIRSVDLEGPLLHRMLGLRKVQIGTGVDDERIVLDAVTVEQAERLRTTLLARRRAAAPPQVPGAAGPDDLDGTGVTGEDSPYPPTMGAPDVELLATLDPAWARFAPFSLARLVIVASAFGFLTQVLDDFPVIEPDDVQDAVEWVTGYAVVVVVAGLVTVALVAWIVLSTLGYLAQWWGLRVTRYDGSLHRVSGLVTTRSISVEEQRVRGVRLEEKVLLRVVGGAELSILATGIDAGSAALLPPCPTGVAAGVGGRLLGDERPLAVALTQHGPRARRRAHVRSQWLTLTALVVLVVLHLPQVTSGPRDWLPDWATWSIVPFLAVLGVVLAEATYAHLGHALTEHHLVVGSGSSTRTRTVLERDGIIGWVVEQSFFQRRAGLATLTATTAAAPERVVLRDVPLGRAVSLADEATPGLLDPFLT; translated from the coding sequence GTGAACCGGCCCGCCGAGGGCGCGGGCTGGCAGCGGCTGAGCGCCCGCAAGCTCTTGATCGACCCCGTGTCCGTGCTCCGCGCCTTCCTCCTGCCCCTGATCGCCGTGGTGGTGGGCCTGAGCACCAGCGACCGGCCCGTGCTGACCCTGGTCGCCCTGCCGGTGTTCCTCGTCGGCGCGGCCGTGCTCGGGGTGATCCCCTGGCTGACCACCTGGTTCCGGCTCGACGAGGAGCAGTACCAGCAGCGCACCGGACTGCTCAACACCAAGACCTCCACGGTGCGGCTCGACCGGATCCGCAGCGTCGACCTCGAGGGCCCGCTGCTGCACCGGATGCTCGGGCTGCGCAAGGTCCAGATCGGCACCGGCGTCGACGACGAGCGCATCGTGCTCGACGCCGTCACCGTGGAGCAGGCCGAGCGGCTGCGCACCACCCTGCTGGCCCGGCGGCGGGCCGCTGCCCCGCCCCAGGTCCCGGGCGCCGCTGGTCCCGACGACCTCGACGGCACGGGCGTCACGGGCGAGGACTCGCCGTACCCGCCGACCATGGGCGCACCGGATGTCGAGCTGCTCGCGACCCTCGACCCGGCGTGGGCCCGGTTCGCCCCGTTCAGCCTGGCCCGTCTGGTCATCGTCGCCAGTGCCTTCGGGTTCCTCACCCAGGTCCTCGACGACTTCCCGGTGATCGAGCCGGACGACGTGCAGGACGCCGTGGAATGGGTGACCGGGTACGCCGTCGTGGTCGTGGTGGCGGGGCTGGTCACCGTCGCCCTGGTCGCCTGGATCGTGCTCTCGACCCTGGGGTACCTCGCACAGTGGTGGGGCCTGCGCGTGACCCGGTACGACGGCTCCCTGCACCGGGTCTCCGGACTGGTCACCACGCGCTCGATCAGCGTGGAGGAGCAGCGGGTGCGCGGCGTCCGGCTCGAGGAGAAGGTGCTGCTCCGCGTCGTCGGCGGTGCAGAGCTCTCCATCCTCGCCACCGGGATCGACGCCGGCTCCGCGGCCCTCCTCCCACCGTGCCCGACGGGTGTGGCGGCGGGCGTGGGCGGCCGCCTCCTCGGCGACGAGCGTCCGCTCGCCGTCGCGCTGACCCAGCACGGTCCGCGCGCCCGCCGGCGCGCGCACGTGCGGTCCCAGTGGCTGACGCTGACCGCGCTCGTCGTCCTGGTCGTGCTGCACCTGCCCCAGGTGACCTCCGGGCCCCGCGACTGGCTCCCCGACTGGGCCACCTGGAGCATCGTCCCGTTCCTCGCCGTGCTCGGCGTCGTGCTGGCCGAGGCGACGTACGCGCACCTGGGCCACGCGCTGACCGAGCACCACCTGGTCGTCGGCAGCGGCAGCAGCACCCGGACCCGGACCGTCCTGGAGCGCGACGGGATCATCGGCTGGGTGGTCGAGCAGTCCTTCTTCCAGCGACGCGCCGGACTGGCCACGCTCACCGCCACCACGGCCGCGGCGCCGGAGCGGGTCGTGCTGCGCGACGTGCCCCTGGGCCGGGCGGTCTCGCTCGCCGACGAGGCAACCCCGGGCCTGCTCGATCCCTTCCTCACCTAG
- a CDS encoding PH domain-containing protein, which translates to MSLEPSDPAAVPPPSSEVLRDPAHRVCPRAVGYWRTKALLGALAEIAAAGVLFLVLPEWPWWATVLVAVLVVVNGVYTFVVPGLRYRVHRWEVTPQAVHTRSGWLSLETRIAPLNRVQTVESHQGALMRRYRLASLTVTTASAAGPITIEGLDAEEARTLVAQLTAITGASEGDAT; encoded by the coding sequence GTGAGCCTGGAGCCGTCAGACCCCGCCGCCGTGCCGCCGCCCTCCTCGGAGGTCCTGCGCGACCCCGCGCACCGGGTCTGCCCGCGGGCCGTCGGCTACTGGCGGACCAAGGCGCTGCTCGGCGCGCTCGCCGAGATCGCCGCCGCCGGGGTCCTCTTCCTCGTCCTCCCCGAGTGGCCCTGGTGGGCGACCGTCCTGGTGGCCGTCCTCGTGGTGGTCAACGGCGTGTACACCTTCGTGGTGCCCGGGCTCCGCTACCGCGTGCACCGCTGGGAGGTCACGCCGCAGGCCGTGCACACCCGATCCGGCTGGCTCTCGCTGGAGACCCGGATCGCACCGCTGAACCGGGTCCAGACGGTGGAGTCGCACCAGGGCGCCCTGATGCGCCGCTACCGGCTGGCGTCCCTGACCGTGACCACGGCCTCGGCTGCCGGCCCGATCACCATCGAGGGGCTGGACGCCGAGGAGGCCCGCACCCTGGTCGCCCAGCTGACCGCGATCACCGGGGCCAGCGAGGGCGACGCCACGTGA